The following coding sequences lie in one Benincasa hispida cultivar B227 chromosome 6, ASM972705v1, whole genome shotgun sequence genomic window:
- the LOC120079151 gene encoding uncharacterized protein LOC120079151: MTVVPNKNNELILMRTVTSWRIWMDYWKLNAATKKDHFPLLFINQMLDRLAGNDFFCFLDRYTSLWKNVVCLENLEKILKRYDDTNLVLSWEKCHVMVTEGIVLGHKVSKFVKDFSKIGRPLNMLLPFDFNTNCLIAFEKLKNALVSAPVLISPDWIKPFELMLMPVIIHIDHSAIKYSMTKKDTKPRLIRWVLLLQEFDTEIIDRKEPENKVADHLSRLENHENDPMQPSVNASFPDEMLLKIDEYLPWYADIFNFLV; the protein is encoded by the exons ATGACAGTTGTACCCAACAAGAACAACGAGCTAATACTGATGCGTACAGTTACCAGTTGGAGAATCTGGATGGATTACTGGAAACTCAACGCTGCGACCAAAAAGGATCACTTCCCCTTGCTCTTTATTAACCAAATGCTGGATAGGTTGGCGGGGAATgacttcttttgttttttggaCAGATACACGAG TTTGTGGAAGAATGTAGTATGCTTGGAAAATCTGGAGAAGATCCTAAAGAGGTATGATGACACAAATCTGGTTCTTAGTTGGGAGAAGTGTCACGTCATGGTGACCGAGGGAATTGTTCTTGGACACAAGGTTTCCAA ATTTGTCAAGGATTTCTCAAAAATTGGTAGGCCACTGAACATGCTGCTACCTTTCGACTTCAACACGAATTGCCTGATtgcatttgaaaaattgaagaatgcacttgttTCAGCTCCAGTTCTAATCTCGCCTGATTGGATAAAACCATTTGAGCTTATGTTGATGCCA GTCATCATTCACATAGATCATTCTGCTATCAAATACtcaatgacaaagaaggatacGAAGCCaagattgatcagatgggttctacTGCTTCAGGAGTTTGACACAGAGATAATAGACAGAAAAGAGCCAGAGAATAAAGTCGCAGATCATCTATCACGACTTGAAAATCATGAAAATGATCCCATGCAACCCTCTGTAAACGCCTCATTCCCTGATGAAATGCTGTTAAAGATCGATGAGTACTTGCCTTGGTACGCGGACATTTTCAATTTCctagtttga